A stretch of Vespula vulgaris chromosome 5, iyVesVulg1.1, whole genome shotgun sequence DNA encodes these proteins:
- the LOC127064262 gene encoding WASH complex subunit 1-like isoform X1: MTWSYLEKMYLRCSSDLRIIPNNLRHEETIVQITEALDNLDAAVLYIFNCIDKRLTENSQRLSDIKHRALKLENQLQYLQSNLNLKAIKIYSAAKYPANHTYNEYKVAIPLQRDNISSIPSIYKCSVPIRDTHETHLPTNFKTEDCQYAMNANLQEKLQFYYVRYKTNEQAENDINTRQYVPSLPSSVSALLLFDNVNTTYRKALSSNKSNDKKQIEDAPDSIVQPWHSSEMDLPSGYLYTPILGEVPQMNVPLMLPDLPGIVDNEKFDLDLNSQSPIAPSSAVVTPTVRLDLPLLTEEGGSQTTNESNVSNLPNLSVNNSSVCIESTPSTVNSTISSVGNNIGSNETNFKGTQPPSTMPPPPPPPPPPPPTQPPPPTQPPPPTQPPPPPPPPPPPPPPPPPPPPPPPPSSTEKQSQDESLQKQNEKRSQPNIKNTNTDDRSNLMAAIRDAGGIGRAKLRHTVPIDKKENRWSSASVGGDLMADLHAKLALRRKGIAGSATGALERMSSSIPPPPPKSSEHYASDRNSATSEYDSQADTDDWEE; the protein is encoded by the exons ATGACGTGGTCCTACCTCGAGAAGATGTATCTTCGTTGTTCATCCGATCTAC gtaTTATACCTAATAATTTGAGGCATGAAGAAACAATAGTTCAGATAACTGAAGCATTAGATAATTTAGACGCTgctgtgttatatatatttaattgcatAGATAAAAGGCTTACTGAAAATTCTCAAAG aCTTTCAGATATAAAACATAGAGCTCTAAAGTTAGAAAATCAGTTGCAGTACTTGCAATCTAATTTAAACTTAAAGGctatcaaaatatattctgCTGCAAAATATCCTGCCAATCAtacatataatgaatataaagtGGCTATACCATTGCAACGTGATAATATTAGTAGTATTCCAAGTATTTACAAATGTTCTGTACCTATAAGAGACACACACGAAACGCATTTACCTACTAATTTCAAAACCGAAGATTGCCAGTATGCAATGAATGCTAATCTACAAGAAAAGTTACAGTTTTACTATGTTAGGTATAAAACAAATGAACAAGcggaaaatgatattaatacaCGTCAATATGTACCATCTTTACCTTCGTCTGTCAGTGCTCTTCTACTATTTGATAATGTAAATACCACATATAGAAAAGCTTTATCATCTAACAAATctaatgataaaaaacaaattgaagaTGCACCTGATTCAATTGTACAACCATGGCATTCATCAGAAATGGATTTGCCATCTGGTTATCTTTATACACCTATACTTGGAGAG GTTCCACAAATGAATGTACCACTTATGCTACCAGATTTACCAGGAATTGTAGATAATGAAAAGTTTGACTTAGATTTGAATTCACAAAGCCCTATTGCTCCCTCTTCGGCTGTTGTTACTCCTACAGTTCGATTAGATTTACCACTTTTGACTGAAGAAGGTGGATCGCAAACTACAAATGAATCTAATGTTTCAAATCTACCCAATTTATCTGTAAACAATTCATCAGTCTGCATTGAATCTACGCCATCAACAGTAAATTCAACTATTTCTTCAGTAGGAAATAATATTGGATCGAATGAAACAAACTTTAAGGGAACACAACCTCCATCAACTatgccgccaccaccaccaccaccaccaccaccaccaccaactcAACCGCCACCACCAACTCAACCGCCACCACCAACTcaaccgccaccaccaccgcctccaccaccaccaccaccaccacctccccctccacctcctcctcctccacctccatcaTCAACAGAGAAACAATCTCAAGATGAAAGTTTACAAAAgcagaatgaaaaaagatctcaacctaatataaaaaatacaaataccgATGATCGATCAAATTTAATGGCAGCAATACGTGATGCTGGTGGTATTGGAAGAGCAAAATTAAGACATACAGTACCAattgataaaaaggaaaatcgcTGGTCATCAGCTTCGGTAGGTGGAGATTTGATGGCAGATCTTCACGCAAAATTAGCTTTGAGAAGAAAAGGTATTGCTGGCTCTGCAACAGGGGCATTAGAGAGAATGTCAAGTTCaataccaccaccaccacctaaGTCGAGTGAACACTATGCTTCGGATAGAAATTCTGCTACGAGTGAATACGATTCTCAAGCAGACACAGATGACTGGGAAGAATAA
- the LOC127063896 gene encoding uncharacterized protein LOC127063896, producing MRFLLILYTTTILAWSTAEFLDDSPAYPKTDLRSENVKEGTRSLGRYFNDEANIKRPHINRRTGFDGKVRNINIEPNVNRPGIRAYGLPKTDLEDNGLIERINVAESVRGDEQSRNSRIVEAYGMSKKQLDDNGKIERIPPLAILKNDERNDDSLRRVSRSISEEPKDESKDLEAQDAKVFRPLFVYRQQVARRQKLNERKFYGKLSPYKYRSSEYRYPVY from the exons ATG cgatttttattaatactttatacGACTACGATATTGGCATGGAGTACCGCAGAATTTCTGGACGATTCTCCCGCATATCCAAAAACTGATCTTAGATCGGAAAATGTTAAAGAAGGAACACGATCATTAGGAAGATATTTCAACGATGAAGCTAATATCAAAAGACCCCATATAAATCGTCGGACTGGATTCGATGGAAAGGTTCGAAATATCAATATCGAACCGAACGTGAATAGACCAGGTATTAGAGCTTATGGTTTACCGAAGACGGATTTAGAAGATAATGGTTTGATCGAGAGAATCAATGTTGCGGAATCCGTAAGAGGCGACGAACAATCGCGAAATTCTCGAATC GTGGAAGCATATGGTATGTCTAAAAAGCAATTGGACGACAATggtaaaatcgaaagaatacCACCTTTGGCTATTTTAAAGAACGATGAACGTAACGATGATTCGTTGAGAAGAGTTTCAAGATCGATTTCTGAAGAACCTAAGGACGAATCGAAAGATCTCGAGGCCCAAGATGCGAAAGTCTTCAGGCCATTATTTGTCTATAGACAGCAAGTAGCAAGAAGACAGAaattgaacgaacgaaagttTTATGGCAAACTATCTCCGTATAAATATAGGTCGTCGGAATATCGATATCCTGTTTACtga
- the LOC127064262 gene encoding WASH complex subunit 1-like isoform X2 has translation MEMHYNMPKHIEIGIIPNNLRHEETIVQITEALDNLDAAVLYIFNCIDKRLTENSQRLSDIKHRALKLENQLQYLQSNLNLKAIKIYSAAKYPANHTYNEYKVAIPLQRDNISSIPSIYKCSVPIRDTHETHLPTNFKTEDCQYAMNANLQEKLQFYYVRYKTNEQAENDINTRQYVPSLPSSVSALLLFDNVNTTYRKALSSNKSNDKKQIEDAPDSIVQPWHSSEMDLPSGYLYTPILGEVPQMNVPLMLPDLPGIVDNEKFDLDLNSQSPIAPSSAVVTPTVRLDLPLLTEEGGSQTTNESNVSNLPNLSVNNSSVCIESTPSTVNSTISSVGNNIGSNETNFKGTQPPSTMPPPPPPPPPPPPTQPPPPTQPPPPTQPPPPPPPPPPPPPPPPPPPPPPPPSSTEKQSQDESLQKQNEKRSQPNIKNTNTDDRSNLMAAIRDAGGIGRAKLRHTVPIDKKENRWSSASVGGDLMADLHAKLALRRKGIAGSATGALERMSSSIPPPPPKSSEHYASDRNSATSEYDSQADTDDWEE, from the exons ATGGAAATGCATTACAACATGCCAAAGCATATAGAGATtg gtaTTATACCTAATAATTTGAGGCATGAAGAAACAATAGTTCAGATAACTGAAGCATTAGATAATTTAGACGCTgctgtgttatatatatttaattgcatAGATAAAAGGCTTACTGAAAATTCTCAAAG aCTTTCAGATATAAAACATAGAGCTCTAAAGTTAGAAAATCAGTTGCAGTACTTGCAATCTAATTTAAACTTAAAGGctatcaaaatatattctgCTGCAAAATATCCTGCCAATCAtacatataatgaatataaagtGGCTATACCATTGCAACGTGATAATATTAGTAGTATTCCAAGTATTTACAAATGTTCTGTACCTATAAGAGACACACACGAAACGCATTTACCTACTAATTTCAAAACCGAAGATTGCCAGTATGCAATGAATGCTAATCTACAAGAAAAGTTACAGTTTTACTATGTTAGGTATAAAACAAATGAACAAGcggaaaatgatattaatacaCGTCAATATGTACCATCTTTACCTTCGTCTGTCAGTGCTCTTCTACTATTTGATAATGTAAATACCACATATAGAAAAGCTTTATCATCTAACAAATctaatgataaaaaacaaattgaagaTGCACCTGATTCAATTGTACAACCATGGCATTCATCAGAAATGGATTTGCCATCTGGTTATCTTTATACACCTATACTTGGAGAG GTTCCACAAATGAATGTACCACTTATGCTACCAGATTTACCAGGAATTGTAGATAATGAAAAGTTTGACTTAGATTTGAATTCACAAAGCCCTATTGCTCCCTCTTCGGCTGTTGTTACTCCTACAGTTCGATTAGATTTACCACTTTTGACTGAAGAAGGTGGATCGCAAACTACAAATGAATCTAATGTTTCAAATCTACCCAATTTATCTGTAAACAATTCATCAGTCTGCATTGAATCTACGCCATCAACAGTAAATTCAACTATTTCTTCAGTAGGAAATAATATTGGATCGAATGAAACAAACTTTAAGGGAACACAACCTCCATCAACTatgccgccaccaccaccaccaccaccaccaccaccaccaactcAACCGCCACCACCAACTCAACCGCCACCACCAACTcaaccgccaccaccaccgcctccaccaccaccaccaccaccacctccccctccacctcctcctcctccacctccatcaTCAACAGAGAAACAATCTCAAGATGAAAGTTTACAAAAgcagaatgaaaaaagatctcaacctaatataaaaaatacaaataccgATGATCGATCAAATTTAATGGCAGCAATACGTGATGCTGGTGGTATTGGAAGAGCAAAATTAAGACATACAGTACCAattgataaaaaggaaaatcgcTGGTCATCAGCTTCGGTAGGTGGAGATTTGATGGCAGATCTTCACGCAAAATTAGCTTTGAGAAGAAAAGGTATTGCTGGCTCTGCAACAGGGGCATTAGAGAGAATGTCAAGTTCaataccaccaccaccacctaaGTCGAGTGAACACTATGCTTCGGATAGAAATTCTGCTACGAGTGAATACGATTCTCAAGCAGACACAGATGACTGGGAAGAATAA
- the LOC127064263 gene encoding uncharacterized protein LOC127064263 — protein MKYFSSFKWTLLFPGLTLMLGGDHGYAKPLNSEDVESLLPATPQTKNETVAAIVQDPVVKNAVQYAVGNGSLSGLVVKKNVVIIPANTPDQVLSHRQQIFVAPTSHLEDIRKNITEDLQTETEPPEDDQSEESVLTYQPIIEDDANEKSENTWYLENYATTLSNDLVEDRNDTYEKLKAILPSIKPQVEMPEGTVTQKIDISKIAEKDIPIPVVAVLDPSKETNDKIESSIVALLPNVNPTIEDDRLNYLNANREEIRRDVQQFIEESSLSVNPEIWKRSLENEVEIGSSPTTYDSQDKNLDYLASEKFNLPTIILVPRDANSPYLWLTKDDKNDPSKDNEENMSTAEDIIFRPLFRFRQESHHRSDAYSDRRYNSYQSYDSYPRRRYRPRYSDDYY, from the exons ATGAAGTACTTCTCGTCG TTTAAATGGACACTTCTGTTTCCTGGTTTGACATTGATGCTTGGAGGAGACCATGGTTATGCAAAGCCTCTGAATAGCGAGGATGTCGAGAGCCTGCTTCCTGCAACCCCGCAAACTAAGAACGAGACTGTGGCTGCCATTGTACAGGATCCAGTTGTAAAGAATGCCGTACAATATGCCGTCGGTAATGGATCTTTATCAGGATTAGTTGTTAAGAAAAACGTTGTTATTATCCCTGCTAATACGCCTGATCAG GTGCTCTCCCATAGACAGCAAATTTTCGTAGCTCCTACGTCGCACTTGGAGGACATTCGGAAGAATATCACTGAAGACCTTCAAACGGAAACCGAACCACCGGAAGACGATCAATCGGAAGAGTCAGTACTTACATATCAGCCAATAATTGAGGACGATGCAAATGAG AAAAGTGAAAATACTTGGTATCTAGAGAACTATGCCACTACATTATCCAACGATCTTGTAGAAGATCGAAACGATACTTACGAAAAATTGAAAGCCATTTTACCAAGTATAAAACCTCAAGTCGAAATGCCGGAAGGTACAGTTACgcaaaaaatagatatttcaaaaatcgCCGAGAAGGATATACCGATACCGGTAGTTGCGGTGCTCGATCCTTCAAAGGAAACGAATGATAAGATCGAGAGCTCGATCGTCGCTTTATTACCTAATGTCAATCCGACCATTGAGGACGATCGACTGAATTATTTGAATGCTAATCGCGAGGAAATTCGAAGAGACGTGCAACAATTCATCGAGGAGTCTTCGCTGAGTGTCAATCCGGAAATTTGGAAACGTTCTTTGGAGAATGAAGTCGag ATCGGATCATCTCCTACTACGTACGATTCACAGGATAAAAATTTAGATTATCTTGCAtctgaaaaattcaatttgcCGACGATCATTCTCGTTCCACGAGATGCGAACTCGCCCTATCTCTGGCTAAcaaaagatgataaaaatgatcctTCGAAGGATAACGAGGAGAATATGAGCACCGCAGAGGATATCATTTTTAGGCCGTTGTTTAGATTTCGACAAGAATCACATCATAGATCTGATGCTTATAGCGATCGACGATATAATTCCTATCAAAGTTACGATTCCTATCCAAGACGTCGATACAGACCACGATATTCCGACGattattactaa
- the LOC127064267 gene encoding neuropeptide-like protein 32: MLRPLHFVLLLLAITFVVSVPVPEQVAENGLSNLEERAEANDLEADASFWGYSRPWRYGWGGGLYGRGWGWGGRGWGGGWYGRGWGGRGWGWW, from the exons ATGTTGCGTCCACTGCATTTC GTGCTGCTTTTATTGGCGATAACCTTTGTGGTGTCCGTACCGGTGCCAGAACAAGTAGCTGAGAACGGACTAAGTAACTTAGAGGAAAGAGCCGAAGCAAATGATTTAGAAGCAGACGCTAGCTTTTGGGG ATACTCAAGACCATGGAGATATGGCTGGGGTGGCGGATTGTACGGCAGAGGATGGGGTTGGGGTGGCAGAGGCTGGGGTGGCGGATGGTACGGAAGAGGATGGGGTGGCAGAGGCTGGGGATGGTGGTAA
- the LOC127064266 gene encoding uncharacterized protein LOC127064266 has product MTCVPYVRSINNLHLPSGTFDSVNHYVGGQNSKTTSSMRSTNSTTTSVVVATEDTNKSTETSGKDASKTVDIFQDILLDPSLVVARLYRDVNNEISTWSTPLIDVKDEHSSNVEEDLNTEEDRYYSIPYWYRRQDWQKKEERPAYKKESYRRFLKYPIFSGR; this is encoded by the exons ATGACGTGTGTACCGTACGTGCGATCCATCAATAATCTACATTTGCCAAGTGGAACTTTTGATAG TGTCAATCATTATGTTGGAGGTCAAAATTCGAAAACAACGAGTTCGATGAGGTCAACAAATTCAACAACAACTTCCGTCGTTGTTGCAACCGAAGATACAAACAAATCAACGGAAACGAGTGGAAAAGATGCATCCAAAACCGTTGATATCTTCCAGGATATTCTCCTTGATCCCAGTCTCGTAGTCGCTCGTCTATATCGTGACGTcaataatgaaatatcgaCCTGGTCAACACCTTTGATCGACGTCAAGGACGAACATTCTTCGAACGTCGAAGAAGATCTTAATACGGAGGAAGATAGATATTATTCGATACCTTATTGGTATCGACGACAAGACTggcagaaaaaagaagagagaccagcttacaaaaaagaatcttATCGGAGGTTCCTCAAATATCCAATATTCTCTGGAAGGTAA